A DNA window from Xanthomonas campestris pv. campestris str. ATCC 33913 contains the following coding sequences:
- a CDS encoding FKBP-type peptidyl-prolyl cis-trans isomerase, translating into MEITQGRVATIHYTLSDDSGQVLDRSTPDTPLSYLHGAGNIVPGLEQALDGKRTGDTLTADVAPEQGYGPRHAQLIQHVPREAFPSDVDVVPGAQFEARTQQGPVMVTVTEVGPEQVTVDGNHPLAGQTLHFAVEVTAVREATTEELDQGHVTDIAA; encoded by the coding sequence ATGGAAATCACCCAGGGTCGCGTTGCGACCATTCACTACACCCTCTCCGACGACAGCGGCCAGGTGCTCGATCGCTCCACGCCCGACACCCCGCTGAGCTATCTGCACGGCGCCGGCAACATCGTGCCGGGCCTGGAACAGGCACTGGACGGCAAGCGCACCGGCGACACACTCACCGCCGATGTCGCGCCGGAACAGGGCTACGGCCCGCGCCATGCGCAATTGATCCAGCACGTGCCGCGCGAAGCTTTCCCCAGCGACGTGGACGTGGTTCCGGGCGCGCAGTTCGAAGCGCGCACCCAGCAGGGGCCGGTGATGGTCACTGTCACCGAGGTCGGCCCCGAGCAGGTCACCGTGGACGGCAATCACCCGCTGGCCGGGCAAACCCTGCATTTCGCCGTCGAAGTGACCGCGGTGCGCGAGGCCACCACCGAAGAACTCGACCAGGGCCACGTCACCGACATCGCCGCCTGA